The following are encoded together in the Equus quagga isolate Etosha38 chromosome 15, UCLA_HA_Equagga_1.0, whole genome shotgun sequence genome:
- the LOC124226805 gene encoding olfactory receptor 10C1-like, with translation MNLNCSLWQDNSISVKLFAFTKFSEVTEQCFLLFTLILLMFLTSLTGNALIALAIWTNPVLHTPMYFFLTNLSLLEIGYTCSVIPKMLQSLVSETRGISREGCATQMFFFTLFGISECCLLATMAYDRYMAICSPLHYATRMSREVCAQLAMISWVVGCMVGLGQTNYIFSLDFCGPCEIDHFFCDLPPILALACGDTSHNEAAVFIAAILCISSPFLLIITSYGRILAAVLIMPSLEGRQKALSTCSSHLVVVTLFYGSASVTYLRPKASHSPGIDKLLALFYTVVTSMLNPIIYSLRNKEVKAALRRTLSKRKIF, from the coding sequence ATGAACCTCAATTGCTCCTTGTGGCAGGACAACAGCATTTCTGTCAAACTCTTTGCATTTACCAAATTCTCTGAGGTCACTGaacaatgtttccttttatttacccTCATCCTACTCATGTTCTTAACATCACTGACAGGCAATGCTCTCATAGCCCTTGCCATCTGGACCAACCCAGtcctccacacacccatgtacttcttcctgacCAACTTGTCTCTCTTGGAGATTGGCTACACTTGCTCTGTCATACCCAAAATGCTGCAGAGCCTTGTGAGTGAGACCCGAGGAATCTCTCGGGAGGGTTGTGCTACACAGatgtttttcttcactttatttgGTATCAGTGAGTGCTGTCTTTTGGCCACCATGGCTTATGACCGCTATATGGCCATATGCTCCCCACTGCACTATGCAACACGAATGAGTCGTGAAGTGTGTGCCCagttggcaatgatttcttgggtaGTGGGGTGCATGGTGGGTTTGGGTCAGACCAACTATATTTTCTCCCTGGACTTCTGTGGCCCTTGTGAAATAgaccacttcttctgtgacctgCCCCCTATCCTGGCACTCGCCTGTGGGGATACATCCCATAATGAGGCTGCGGTCTTTATTGCAGCCATCCTTTGCATTTCCAGCCCATTTTTACTGATCATTACTTCCTATGGCAGAATTCTGGCAGCTGTGTTGATCATGCCCTCTCTTGAAGGCCGCCAGAAAGCTCTTTCTACATGTTCTTCCCACCTGGTTGTAGTTACACTGTTCTATGGCTCAGCTTCTGTCACCTACTTGAGGCCCAAGGCTAGCCATTCACCAGGAATCGATAAACTCTTAGCCCTCTTCTATACAGTGGTCACATCCATGCTCAACCCCATTATCTACAGTTTGCGGAACAAAGAAGTCAAGGCAGCTCTCCGGAGAACcctgagcaagagaaaaatattttga